A genomic stretch from Xiphophorus maculatus strain JP 163 A chromosome 16, X_maculatus-5.0-male, whole genome shotgun sequence includes:
- the LOC102220329 gene encoding ethanolamine-phosphate cytidylyltransferase: MIKNGHHHHHLHQVSAAAGKDAGTTLASATCSPEKRRRKIRVWCDGCYDMVHYGHSNQLRQAKAMGDYLIVGVHTDSEISKHKGPPVFTQEERYKMVRAIKWVDEVVEGAPYVTTLGTLDKYSCDFCVHGDDITLTVDGKDTYEEVKKSGRYRECKRTQGVSTTDLVGRMLLMTKAHHSNIDSSDYQQHTDNFGKKGHSPWTGVSQFLQTSQKIIQFASGQEPQPGDTIIYVAGAFDLFHIGHVDFLEAVHKLSEKPYIIVGLHFDQEVNRYKGKNYPIMNVHERTLSVLACRYVSEVVIGAPFAVTKDLLDHFKVDLVCHGKTEIYPDKDGSDPYAEPRRRGMLRTVDSGNTLTSDEIVQRIIKNRLLFEARNKKKEAKEIAVIQAMKRQEEEKTKGRSQALL, encoded by the exons ATGATCAAGAACggtcaccaccaccaccacctccaccaAGTGAGCGCAGCTGCGGGGAAAGACGCAGGGACGACCCTGGCCTCAGCGACATGCAGTCCGGAGAAGAGGAGGCGAAAGATCCGTGTGTGGTGCGACGGCTG CTATGACATGGTGCATTATGGCCACTCAAACCAGCTGCGACAGGCCAAAGCGATGGGAGATTACCTCATCGTTGGAGTGCACACAGACA GTGAGATTTCAAAGCACAAGGGTCCGCCAGTCTTCACTCAGGAAGAAAGGTACAAGATGGTACGGGCCATAAAGTGGGTGGACGAAGTGGTGGAAGGAGCCCCTTACGTCACGACCCTCGGGACGCTCGACAAATACAGCTGCGACTTCTGTGTTCATGGAG ATGATATAACACTAACTGTGGATGGAAAAGATACATATGAGGAAGTAAAGAAGTCAGGACGCTATAG AGAGTGCAAGCGGACGCAGGGAGTTTCCACGACAGACCTTGTTGGCAGGATGCTTCTGATGACCAAAGCACACCACAGCAACATT GACAGCTCAGACTACCAGCAGCACACAGACAACTTTGGAAAG AAGGGCCACAGTCCCTGGACAGGAGTATCTCAGTTCCTGCAGACTTCTCAGAAGATAATTCAGTTTGCTTCAGGCCAGGAGCCTCAGCCTGGAGACACCATCATCTACGTTGCAGGAGCCTTTGACCTCTTTC ACATTGGTCATGTGGACTTCCTGGAAGCCGTCCATAAGCTTTCCGAAAAGCCGTACATCATAGTGGGGCTGCACTTCGATCAG gAGGTGAATCGTTATAAAGGAAAAAACTACCCCATCATGAATGTCCATGAAAGAACTCTCAGTGTGCTGGCTTGCAGA TATGTTTCGGAAGTGGTGATTGGTGCACCGTTTGCCGTCACAAAAGATCTGCTGGATCATTTTAAG GTGGATCTTGTTTGCCATGGTAAGACAGAAATCTACCCAGACAAGGATGGATCTGACCCTTATGCT GAACCAAGAAGAAGAGGCATGCTACGAACTGTAGACAGTGGAAACACTCTTACTTCAGATGAAATTGTGCAAAGGATAATAAAAAACAG GCTTCTATTTGAGGCAAGGAACAAGAAGAAAGAAGCCAAAGAGATTGCTGTGATCCAGGCTATGAAGCGACAAGAAGAGGAAAAGACTAAAGGAAGATCCCAAGCTCTGCTGTAG